A single Cyclopterus lumpus isolate fCycLum1 chromosome 15, fCycLum1.pri, whole genome shotgun sequence DNA region contains:
- the LOC117743946 gene encoding tripartite motif-containing protein 16-like — translation MELKGVQLDQETFSCSICLDLLKDPVAIPCGHSYCMNCIKDHWDEEDGKKLLSCPQCRQTFTPRPVLLKNTILAVLVEQLKKTGLQAAPADHCYAGPEDVACDVCTGRRLKAFKSCLVCLASYCEKHLQHHYDAPPFKKHQLVDPSNQLQENICSRHDEVMKIFCRTDQQCICYLCSLDEHKGHDTVSAAAERTERQRELEGSRLNIQQRIQDREKDLKLLHQEVEAINLSADKTVEDSEKIFTELIRLMENRSSDVKQQVRSQQRTEVSRVKELQEKLEQEITELKRNDAELKLLSHTEDLNQLLHHYPSLSPLSGSTDSSSINSRPLRYFEDVTAAVSGLRDELQDVLRDKWTNVSLTGTEVDVLLSAPEPKTREGFLRCSCELTLDPNTAHTLLLLSDGNRKATLMKEHQSYSHHPDRFSEWFPQVLSRESLTGRCYWEVEWRGGGVCVAVSYKNIMRTGGECLFGSNNKSWALRCNNNSFTFLHNEVHTPVSGPRSSRLGVYLDHRAGFLSFYSVSGTMTLLHRVQTTFTQPLYAGLGFYYSYGVTAELCKLK, via the coding sequence ATGGAGCTGAAAGGAGTTCAGCTGGACCAGGAGACCTTCTCTTGTtccatctgtctggatctcctgaaggATCCGGTGGCTATTCCCTGTGGACACAGCTACTGCATGAACTGTATTAAAGACCActgggatgaagaggacgggAAGAAGCTCCTCAGCTGCCCTCAGTGTAGGCAGACCTTCACGCCGAGGCCTGTCCTGCTGAAGAACACCATATTGGCAGTTttagtggagcagctgaagaagactggactccaagctgctcctgctgatcactgctatgctggacctgaagatgtggcctgtgatgtctgcactgggaggagactgaaggccttcaagtcctgtctggtgtgtctggcttcttactgtgagaaacaccTCCAGCATCATTATGATGCACCTCCATTCAAGaaacaccagctggtggacccctccaaccagctccaggagaacatctgctctcgtcatgacgaggtgatgaagatcttctgccgtactgatcagcagtgtatctgctacctctgctctctggatgaacataaaggccacgacaccgtctcagctgcagcagaaaggaccgagaggcagagagagctggaggggagtcgactaaacatccagcagagaatccaggacagagagaaagacctgaagctgctccatcaggaggtggaggccatcaacctctctgctgataaaacagtggaggacagtgagaagatcttcactgagctgatccgtctcatggagaacagaagctctgatgtgaagcagcaggtcagatcccagcagagaactgaagtgagtcgagtcaaagagcttcaggagaagctggagcaggagatcactgagctgaagaggaacgacgctgagctgaagctgctctcacacacagaggatctcaACCAGCTTCTCCACCACTACCCCTCACTGTCACCACTCAGTGGGTCTACAGACTCATCCAGCATCAACAGCCGTCCTCTGAGATACTTTGAGGACGTGACGGCGGCTGTTTCAGGACTCAGAGATGAACTACAGGACGTCCTGAGAGACAAGTGGACAAACGTCTCACTGACGGGAACTGAAGTGGATGTTTTACTGTCTGCACCAGAGCCCAAGACCAGAGAAGGATTCTTAAGATGTTCATGTGAACTCACtctggatccaaacacagcacacacactgctgttatTATCTGATGGGAACAGAAAAGCAACTTTAATGAAGGAACATCAGTCTTATTCTCATCACCCAGACAGGTTCAGTGAATGGTTTCCTCAGGTCCTGAgtagagagagtctgactggacgttgttactgggaggtggagtggagaggaggaggagtttgtgTAGCAGTTTCATACAAGAACATCATGAGAACAGGGGGTGAATGTCTGTTTGGATCCAATAATAAATCTTGGGCGTTACGTTGTAACAATAacagttttacatttcttcacAACGAAGTCCACACCCCCGTCTCTGGTCCTCGGTCCTCCAGACTAGGAgtgtacctggatcacagagcaggttttctgtccttctacagcgtctctggaaccatgactctcctccacagagtccagaccacattcactcagcctctctatgctggacttgggttttattattcttatggAGTCACTGCTGAGTTATGTAAACTCAAATAG
- the LOC117743945 gene encoding piggyBac transposable element-derived protein 4-like, giving the protein MSEQQIQTFSGYEIELVLSDDSATDEEGLVHPSNASTWDQEDCDYCLPPSDSEDEDEDYKPPQARVPGPSRGPKPKRKRGGPQSAPQQSGPAAPPSTTLRKRGRPSLPLRTPASKSRLSSTEEEEEEEEVEEEEVDRWHDRDEESITPATLSFLPARTPGPTCVRTTKWSPLSLFQLFFSDSVVRKIIDNTNANAAKRKQAGMKFQWDVLTMKDFYTFLAIIIFTGLVSVHHRSDYWRKTWPYSFQFPGDSMNRNRFEAILWSLHLSDPKEDEENEKKWNTAEYDRLFKIKPLYTEIVNACKANFQPYRNISIDERMVQSKACMKPYNKDQPTKWGYKLFVLADVSIGYTWNFHVYVGESESPSTGRGLSYSTVMDLLPLPLLGSGYLLYTDSHYSSPALFTDLLKKNIGCCGTIRTQRIGIPKTRVNDLPKKAERGDMRWIRRGDLLFVKWMDTREVTVCSTVHKAYSGQTVQRKLKAAGVWESKSIPVPDAIVDYNRSMGGVDLSHALIGFYSVRHKTMRWYKTFFYHFVDIAVANSYLLHKELWKLRPDPTQTKTLTHKFFREQLAKEMLEFAGGLAARPPAPSPSSSSAACLPAFFESTDSQARKHCKRCTGAGLTRVKTSIYCLKCKVPLCFTSKKNCFRQWHEELS; this is encoded by the exons ATGTCAGAACAACAGATTCAGACCTTCTCGGGCTATGAAATAGAGTTGGTGCTCAGCGACGATTCAGCGACGGATGAAGAGGGTCTGGTTCACCCCTCTAACGCGAGCACGTGGGACCAAGAGGACTGTGATTACTGCCTCCCACCATCCGACAG tgaggatgaggatgaggattaCAAGCCACCCCAGGCCAGGGTCCCAGGACCTTCAAGGGGCCCAAAGCCAAAACGGAAGCGAGGAGGTCCACAATCGGCTCCACAACAGTCAGGCCCAGCAGCACCTCCCTCGACCACTCTGCGGAAGAGAGGACGCCCCTCTCTTCCACTGAGAACTCCAGCTAGCAAGAGTAGGTTGTCCTctacggaggaggaggaggaggaggaggaggttgaagaggaggaggtggacaggTGGCATGACCGAGATGAGGAGAGCATAACACCTGCCACGCTCAGCTTCCTGCCGGCCAGGACCCCGGGCCCCACCTGTGTCCGTACCACAAAGTGGTCTCCTCTCAGCCTCttccagctttttttttccgaTTCTGTTGTCAGAAAAATAATTGACAACACTAATGCCAATGCTGCCAAAAGGAAACAAGCCGGCATGAAATTCCAGTGGGATGTGCTAACGATGAAGGATTTCTACACCTTCCTagccatcatcatcttcacagGCCTTGTGTCCGTGCATCACAGGTCTGACTACTGGAGGAAGACATGGCCGTACAGCTTCCAGTTCCCAGGCGACAGCATGAATCGGAACCGGTTTGAGGCCATTTTGTGGTCGCTTCACCTCAGCGACCcaaaagaggacgaggaaaacGAAAAGAAATGGAACACAGCCGAGTACGAccggcttttcaaaataaagcccCTGTACACAGAAATAGTGAACGCTTGCAAAGCTAACTTCCAGCCGTATCGAAACATTTCCATCGATGAGCGGATGGTTCAGAGCAAAGCCTGCATGAAACCGTACAACAAGGACCAGCCAACAAAGTGGGGCTACAAGCTGTTCGTGCTGGCTGATGTGTCCATCGGTTATACGTGGAATTTCCATGTGTACGTGGGGGAAAGTGAGTCCCCCTCCACGGGCCGCGGTCTGAGCTACTCGACAGTGATGGACCTTTTACCGCTTCCTCTCCTCGGCAGCGGCTACTTGCTGTACACTGACAGTCATTACTCGAGCCCTGCTCTCTTTACGGACCTGTTGAAAAAGAACATTGGCTGCTGCGGTACCATCCGCACACAAAGGATCGGCATCCCGAAGACCCGGGTCAACGACCTGCCCAAAAAGGCTGAGAGGGGGGACATGCGCTGGATCCGGCGTGGCGACCTCCTCTTTGTGAAGTGGATGGACACCAGAGAGGTCACTGTGTGCTCCACGGTGCACAAGGCCTACAGTGGACAGACGGTGCAGAGGAAGCTGAAGGCGGCTGGGGTGTGGGAGAGCAAGTCCATACCAGTTCCGGACGCCATCGTGGACTACAATCGTAGTATGGGGGGTGTGGATTTGTCCCACGCCCTGATCGGCTTTTACAGTGTCCGCCACAAGACGATGAGGTGGTACAAGACTTTCTTTTACCACTTTGTGGACATTGCTGTGGCGAACAGCTATCTCTTACACAAAGAGCTGTGGAAGCTGAGGCCGGACCCCACCCAGACTAAGACCCTCACCCACAAGTTCTTCAGGGAGCAGTTGGCCAAGGAGATGCTGGAGTTCGCTGGAGGCTTGGCAGCCCGCCCTCCGGCCCCGtcaccatcctcttcctccgccgCTTGCCTGCCCGCTTTCTTTGAAAGCACGGACTCGCAGGCCAGGAAGCACTGCAAGAGGTGCACTGGTGCTGGGCTGACCCGGGTGAAAACCTCCATTTACTGCTTGAAGTGTAAGGTTCCCCTCTGCTTCACCTCCAAGAAGAACTGCTTCCGGCAGTGGCACGAGGAACTTTCATAG